The Rhodothermaceae bacterium genome contains the following window.
CCAATGATCCAGAATTTGGACGACAGTCGGAGCTTCTCCTACTTCGTCTGCCGGAGGCCTGGGATGAAGTGAAGAGTGAATCGGGGACGCCTAAGGTCATCATTGCCATTGTAGACGGTGGAGGAGAATGGCGACACCAGGATTTACGCGCGAATGTATGGACGAATAACGACGAGATTCCGGGTAACGGGATTGATGATGATGAAAACGGATTCATTGACGATGTCCATGGGGTTAACTTTTCGAATGGAGACCAATCAAATAATGACCCAACAAGACAACCGGGCTTATTTGGTAATTCGTGGCACGGGACCGCGGCTGCAGGGGCAGCTAGTGCCGTTAGTGACAATACTATCGGGGTCGCTGGTGCGTCATGGAATGCTTCGTTAATGCATGTCAACGCATCTGATTCATTGGGATTGGGGATTCGCCATGGGTATGACGGGATTCTCTATGCGGCTATGAACGGAGCAGATATTATCAATACTAGCTGGATTGGGCGTGTGGATGCAGACATGGATGCTCAATTCATAGATCAGACCTTGCAATTGGCTACGGATCTGGGGTCGCTTATCGTTAGTTCAGCCGGAAACTCAGACCTAGATGTTGATCTGTTCAGGTTATACCCTGCCCGTCATCCCAGGGTACTTTCGGTGGGTGCAACAGGAAAAGAAACCACGAGGCGTGCATCATTTTCGAATTACGGTAAGTTGGTGGATGTGTTTGCTCCCGGAGTATCAATTGTCACGACAGGCGTCAACGACAGCTACATTACAACCAGCGGAACATCGTTGGCATCTCCTTTAGTTGCCGGAGTAGCTGCATTGGTCAAAACGAAGTTTCCAGATATGACACCAGATGCAGTACGTGAGAAGATTCGGGTTTCTGCTGAGAATATTGATTTAGTGAATCCCGAATTCGCGGGGCAGCTTGGCCGTGGTTTTGTGAATGCATTCGCGGCGATTCAGGAGACCAGCAAGTCGGGCGTACGCCTGAAACGATGGTCATGGCGAGATAATGACGGGGATCATGTCATTGTCTCGGGAGATGAGGTTACGATTACCGCGGTATTTACCAATCATCTGGCGGATGCAAGGCAGTTCACCGTGGAATTGGAAAGTACTGAGCCATACCCATTTCTTCAATTACATCAAGCAGAGGCTGATATTGGCTTTTTAGGGGGTGGCGATTCAACGGAGGTGACATTTCAGTTTCGTGTGGACGCAGATGCATATCTGAATCGGCGAGTTCGTTTCTATGTGCGCGTTCGGGCAGAGGATACGGACGATATATCGGATATGCTCTCATTTCGGGTGAACCGTTCTCTTGATGCCATTCATCAGAGCCTAAGTGCATTATACACTGCGACGGGTGGGGATCAGTGGCACAATAGTGAAAACTGGGATCTTACGAATACTCCGAGTGAGCAAGAACTGGCTCAGTGGCATGGGATATTGATGCTTGAAGGTTGGATGTACAGCCTGCGCTTGTCTCTGAACAATCTTACGGGGATACTGCCACCCGAGTTGGTGGGTCTCTCTGAGTTACAAGTACTTGATTTAGCTGACAATTTTCTCTCTGGGCCAATTCCAGATGGATTGAACCGTTTTTCCGAGCTGCGCAGCCTGATTTTGGCATACAATTCTATCTCTGGCACGATTCCATCTGAATTCGGTGAGCTCACGAAGTTGGAATGGCTGAACCTGTACGAGAATTCTTTTTCGGGTCCGATACCTTCCTCACTAGGAAATTTGGTGAACCTGGAAAGTCTGGATCTAGATAAAAACGAGTTCACGGGTTCGATTCCGTCCGAGTTGGGAAATCTCTATAAGTTGGAGTGGATTGGTCTGGGGGAAAATACACTAACTGGCTCCATTCCTCCAGAACTCGGGAGTCTCTCTAGGTTGATATGGCTAGACTTAGGAGAGAATTTATTAACGGGTTCCATTCCTCCGGAACTGGGCAATCTTTCTGATCTCCAGGTCTTGGATCTAAGCCACAACTCACTCTCAGGGATGATTCCATCCGAACTTGGAAATCTTTCCCAACTGGACTCACTGAAGCTGTCACACAACACACTGGTAGGCAGACTCCCAAGGAGTTTTTTGCAACTGGACAGCCTAAAAGCTGTTTGGTTTGACGGGCAAAATCTGTGTGCGCCGCAGGATGATGAATTCCAGGCATGGCTGAAGAGTATTTCGGACGTCAAGGGGGCCGTGTGCTCGGTGTTGGAGTTTGCGGAAAGTATCGATGATCAGCGCTATGCCCGGTCAAAACCCATCGCACCTCTGGTCTTGCCAGAAGCCACCAATGGGGTCGCTCCAATCAAGTATACATTGACCCCATCTTTACCTGCAGGATTGGAATTTGACATGTCAACCCGCACGCTCAGTGGAACCCCAACAATAATTACCTCCTCTCCCATAGAGTATACTTACAAAGCTACGGATGCAGGGGGATCCACGGACAGCCTGCTGTTTCAGATTAGTGTCTACTCTCCGGTCTCTGTTGAAGGAGAGTCTTTACCGGAAGTCTTCAAGGCTCTGGGTAACTTCCCAAATCCCTTTCGATCGGCAACTCAGTTGGCCTTTGATCTCCCCCAGGATGCGCGTGTACAGGTAGAGGTAATAGATGTGATTGGAAGGCGTTTGTTCACGGTTCCTGAGAATCGTATCGCTGCCGGATGGTCAAAGACCATAGAGCTAAATGGTGGATCGCTGCCTGCAGGACTTTACTTGTACCGTTTGGTTGCAGACTTACCCTTGGGAAGAACCGTGCAAGTCGGTCGCTTTGTACGAATTCGATAAAAGTGGTTTTCCTGGCATTATGGAGGAATGGATCTGTCTCTTGTGGAAACTGCGCACCAGATCACCGGGCGCATCAGTGCAATCGCTGCCAGACAGGGGCTAACCCACCTTGTGGAATAATTTATCGACTACGTGGGTTGGCTGACCGATAAATTTCTGGAAATAAACCCTCTCTACCTTCCGATTGCAATCGTGCGCTATGATGTGTTTGTAGTCTAAATTGGAAGCAGAGAAGATGCTCTGCATTCGTCCAGGATATCGGCCTTTATTTCCTCTTGGAGCGTCGATGAAAATCACGTCCCAAAAGGTGTCAAGAACGGTTTCAGGCAGGACTAACTGGAGTTTATCTGGCTGATCAATAATCCTTCTCCACTGCCTCCGCTTGGTCGTGTATTCTATTTCTTCTACCGAAATGCCCGGGTTTTCTGATTTCACCTTTTGAACCCAGTGAGCACTGTCCTCTAGGAATAAAGTTTGACCTCCAGAATTAATATCCATCCAGTACGGAGAGTCATTGCCAAGACCAAATACCAGAACATTGCCCGGAGAAAGCGAATCAATCAGCTCTCCGATATACTGGTATTCCCTGAGAGAGCAATTCCCAGGATTGGAATTAACTAATTTTCGAAAATCAACATCTATACCTCTGCTCATTCCCCCTGCTGTCTATAAAAACGGTAATTGAAGACTATAATTTTGGTCAAACTTACTGGCTATGTCTATCCCTGCAGATAAGGAGATTTTAATCGGTCATAATGATCGTCAGTAACAAAAACCTGGACTGAATTTTTCATTTTTACCTGCTTGTTTCCAGCAGGGAGCATTTTACGAACTCAGTGAAATTGAGACCTGTTGCCATCTCAAAAGGGCTGCAGGCAGCGTGTCCATTACTCCAATTTTTTTGCAAAGTTACTGATTTGTCCGTAAACACCACTGTAGCCTCGTCTCAAACACATAGAGATCAAGAAATCAGGCTTTCGGCAGGACCATTGCTGACCCTTGAGTGATGTATTAAAAAAAGAGAGGACGTGCGACCAGACTATGGGATAAGGAATAAGGGGAGGGTTTGCATTTCGGGAGTACGTACCCAGTACATCCCAGAGGGGAGTCCAGACACCGAAAGGATAGCACTGTTCTGGCATAAAGCCTCTTGTGTCCGAACGCGTTGTCCCAACTGGTTATAGATCTCAATAATCCCGCATGATGGGGTTGCCAATTGAATATTCACCGCACTCTCGCCAATTCGGGCGGGATTGGGAAACAGACTCAATGCATAGGGGGATTCTGGAACTTCAGATTGTGTAGGAGTACTTGCTCCCAGAGCGCTTGCTCCGGGAAGTACCTCACCCTTAAAATCGAATAATGCGAGGTTTTCCCAGGGAGAGCCGAAGTTGGGGGCAGCAATGTATTCAGGCGCCCAGTAGCAAATGCCCGAAGATACATGTTCCCATAGCCTTCTGATGAAGGCGGCTTGCCCATCTGGAGTAGCAGGATAGCCGGGCAACACATGCTCGGGCAGACCGACACCGTTATGTGTGTTATCGTTCCAGGCAAGCGTCCACGGATATGCGGTTTCGATAAGCATAACAGGTTTGCTGTAACGGCTTTCCAATTCCCGAATAACCTCGGAAAACTGGTCAAGCGGGCCATGCCAGAATGGATAGTATGAGATACCAATCAGGTCGTAATCAAGTTCATAGGGCGCGAGGTTACCGAAGAACCAATGGGCCCCTTCGAGGTCGCCTCCCCGGTCAATGTGCAGCATTACCAGAGCAGAACTGGCATCCCGTACGGCTTTTGCTGCCGAGCTAAGTAACCCGGCCAGTTTAGCCCATTGCTCCAGAACATCAAATGATCCACCAACGCGCCCGGTATTCCATAGCATGCCGGTTGTGATTTCGTTACCGGTCTGGACGATGATCGGTGGCGTGCCTTGTTCGCTCAGGGCCTGGATAGCTCGATAG
Protein-coding sequences here:
- a CDS encoding S8 family serine peptidase — its product is MGLLSIFMRMHCFSLSSRKKIYAEDSQVGNWPVWTFTILCLLKFLPVAIAQEEPQYETGVVVVQFDSTAQIVSKASRTGLAGFDRLASMYEVYTIERAYPFLDNVLPTPETRRNLLALRRTYYVRYHAGEDPVIVAREFSAVSGVVYAEPVVVNRIYALDSMEFSDPNDPEFGRQSELLLLRLPEAWDEVKSESGTPKVIIAIVDGGGEWRHQDLRANVWTNNDEIPGNGIDDDENGFIDDVHGVNFSNGDQSNNDPTRQPGLFGNSWHGTAAAGAASAVSDNTIGVAGASWNASLMHVNASDSLGLGIRHGYDGILYAAMNGADIINTSWIGRVDADMDAQFIDQTLQLATDLGSLIVSSAGNSDLDVDLFRLYPARHPRVLSVGATGKETTRRASFSNYGKLVDVFAPGVSIVTTGVNDSYITTSGTSLASPLVAGVAALVKTKFPDMTPDAVREKIRVSAENIDLVNPEFAGQLGRGFVNAFAAIQETSKSGVRLKRWSWRDNDGDHVIVSGDEVTITAVFTNHLADARQFTVELESTEPYPFLQLHQAEADIGFLGGGDSTEVTFQFRVDADAYLNRRVRFYVRVRAEDTDDISDMLSFRVNRSLDAIHQSLSALYTATGGDQWHNSENWDLTNTPSEQELAQWHGILMLEGWMYSLRLSLNNLTGILPPELVGLSELQVLDLADNFLSGPIPDGLNRFSELRSLILAYNSISGTIPSEFGELTKLEWLNLYENSFSGPIPSSLGNLVNLESLDLDKNEFTGSIPSELGNLYKLEWIGLGENTLTGSIPPELGSLSRLIWLDLGENLLTGSIPPELGNLSDLQVLDLSHNSLSGMIPSELGNLSQLDSLKLSHNTLVGRLPRSFLQLDSLKAVWFDGQNLCAPQDDEFQAWLKSISDVKGAVCSVLEFAESIDDQRYARSKPIAPLVLPEATNGVAPIKYTLTPSLPAGLEFDMSTRTLSGTPTIITSSPIEYTYKATDAGGSTDSLLFQISVYSPVSVEGESLPEVFKALGNFPNPFRSATQLAFDLPQDARVQVEVIDVIGRRLFTVPENRIAAGWSKTIELNGGSLPAGLYLYRLVADLPLGRTVQVGRFVRIR
- a CDS encoding T9SS type A sorting domain-containing protein, with the protein product MQFNYRILTCLLGICAIAPLADSQPLRCADISMLDELETGGAVYTSQNLAGDALHILQENGLNSIRLRLFHTPTERRDGLPDVLELARRGHDLNLKIILNLHYSDTWADPGTQQKPSAWSQLSESALRDSVYAHTYRAIQALSEQGTPPIIVQTGNEITTGMLWNTGRVGGSFDVLEQWAKLAGLLSSAAKAVRDASSALVMLHIDRGGDLEGAHWFFGNLAPYELDYDLIGISYYPFWHGPLDQFSEVIRELESRYSKPVMLIETAYPWTLAWNDNTHNGVGLPEHVLPGYPATPDGQAAFIRRLWEHVSSGICYWAPEYIAAPNFGSPWENLALFDFKGEVLPGASALGASTPTQSEVPESPYALSLFPNPARIGESAVNIQLATPSCGIIEIYNQLGQRVRTQEALCQNSAILSVSGLPSGMYWVRTPEMQTLPLFLIP